One window of the Sparus aurata chromosome 7, fSpaAur1.1, whole genome shotgun sequence genome contains the following:
- the fam131c gene encoding protein FAM131C isoform X2, with the protein MGACLCKGHKELQHPMTVLQDQTEEGQPSSAKDGQNPSNGSVAEKNNDYDIGELATSSLMGLVATIKEHITKPTAMAQGRVAHLIEWKGWGGGGEARGGWNGTRGKGGGGWGGIGAELQEDEQFYSQMTDEIKEARFAAGVAEQFALAEAAMNVWSMNDSFDEPSTSLQAAQSQFLSQFLLDGGSVSVPQHLYNIHAQTYGINRVALVPQPVLDSISTTSNAQQDQRHHLADGSTATAEAAVRHVDSSSLSEDDVFYN; encoded by the exons AGCTCCAACATCCCATGACAGTACTGCAGGACCAGACCGAGGAGGGTCAGCCGTCGTCTGCCAAG GATGGCCAGAATCCCTCCAACGGCAGtgttgcagaaaaaaacaacgaCTATGACATCGGCGAGCTGGCCACCTCCTCTCTGATGG GTCTGGTGGCCACGATAAAGGAGCATATCACCAAGCCGACGGCGATGGCCCAGGGGCGCGTTGCTCACCTGATTGAGTGGAAGGGCTGGGGTGGAGGCGGCGAGGCCAGGGGAGGTTGGAACGGGACCCGGGGTAAGGGAGGTGGAGGCTGGGGGGGGATTGGGGCCGAGCTGCAGGAGGATGAACAGTTCTACTCCCAAATGACGGACGAGATCAAAGAAGCTCGCTTTGCTGCAG GAGTAGCGGAGCAGTTTGCCCTGGCTGAGGCGGCCATGAATGTGTGGTCCATGAACGACAGCTTTGACGAGCCCTCCACCAGCTTACAAG CTGCACAAAGCCAATTCTTGTCCCAGTTCCTGCTGGATGGTGGAAGTGTCAGCGTGCCCCAGCATCTGTACAACATCCACGCCCAGACTTATGGCATCAACAGGGTGGCCCTGGTCCCTCAGCCGGTGTTGGACTCCATTTCCACGACGTCCAACGCTCAGCAGGACCAACGTCATCACCTTGCGGATGGAAGCACTGCGACTGCAGAGGCGGCTGTCCGTCACGTAGACAGCAGCTCGCTATCAGAGGATGACGTTTTTTACAACTAG
- the fam131c gene encoding protein FAM131C isoform X1 produces the protein MELFFSVPAGITAFSPHISDEDVIFSPLLVHRIVQDGQNPSNGSVAEKNNDYDIGELATSSLMGLVATIKEHITKPTAMAQGRVAHLIEWKGWGGGGEARGGWNGTRGKGGGGWGGIGAELQEDEQFYSQMTDEIKEARFAAGVAEQFALAEAAMNVWSMNDSFDEPSTSLQAAQSQFLSQFLLDGGSVSVPQHLYNIHAQTYGINRVALVPQPVLDSISTTSNAQQDQRHHLADGSTATAEAAVRHVDSSSLSEDDVFYN, from the exons ATGGAACTATTCTTTTCAGTTCCCGCAGGAATTACAGCCTTTTCACCTCACATCAGCGATGAAGATGTAATATTCTCCCCTCTCCTTGTGCACCGTATTGTGCAGGATGGCCAGAATCCCTCCAACGGCAGtgttgcagaaaaaaacaacgaCTATGACATCGGCGAGCTGGCCACCTCCTCTCTGATGG GTCTGGTGGCCACGATAAAGGAGCATATCACCAAGCCGACGGCGATGGCCCAGGGGCGCGTTGCTCACCTGATTGAGTGGAAGGGCTGGGGTGGAGGCGGCGAGGCCAGGGGAGGTTGGAACGGGACCCGGGGTAAGGGAGGTGGAGGCTGGGGGGGGATTGGGGCCGAGCTGCAGGAGGATGAACAGTTCTACTCCCAAATGACGGACGAGATCAAAGAAGCTCGCTTTGCTGCAG GAGTAGCGGAGCAGTTTGCCCTGGCTGAGGCGGCCATGAATGTGTGGTCCATGAACGACAGCTTTGACGAGCCCTCCACCAGCTTACAAG CTGCACAAAGCCAATTCTTGTCCCAGTTCCTGCTGGATGGTGGAAGTGTCAGCGTGCCCCAGCATCTGTACAACATCCACGCCCAGACTTATGGCATCAACAGGGTGGCCCTGGTCCCTCAGCCGGTGTTGGACTCCATTTCCACGACGTCCAACGCTCAGCAGGACCAACGTCATCACCTTGCGGATGGAAGCACTGCGACTGCAGAGGCGGCTGTCCGTCACGTAGACAGCAGCTCGCTATCAGAGGATGACGTTTTTTACAACTAG